The DNA window CGAGGATGACGATGGCGTTCCGGCCGTAGACCTCGAACTGATCGCGAAAGCCGCAGGCCTCGATGGTGCAGCCCGGCGTGTCGTCCTTGGGGTAGAAGTACAGGACCACGGGACGTCCGCGAAAGCCTGAGAGCCGCACCTGCTGGCCGTGGTCGTCGAGCAGGGCGAAATCGGGTGCAGGGTCGCCGAGGCGGGGCGCGGTCATCGCTGGGTGTCCCTCCGAGCTGCGGGTGGGCAAGCCCGCCAATGCTACCACGGTCGGGGCGCCTGTCCTTTGCCGAGGCCCTGACCGGGGGCCCGCCGGCGTTGCCCTTTGGCGACAGGCGTCCTAGAATGCAACTTCGGTGCGTGGGAGGCGCCGCAACCGATGCAGGCTTTTGTCATCGCTGCCGATCCGGATGAGCGCGATCTGATCTCGTTTGCCCTGCGCCACGCCGGACTAGCCGTTGCACCCGGATCCGAGCTGCGCCGCATCCTGAACAGCTGGGAGGAGAACCCGGCGGACTTGATCATCCTGGCGGCCGAGGAGACCGGGAGCCTGCAGGCGGAGATCGCCGGGCTGCGGGCCGTGACCGATGTCCCTTTGATCGTGGTGGTGGACCCGGCCAGCGAGGGTCAGCTGGCAGCCTGGGTGCGCACCGGCGCCGATCTGGCGATGGAGCGGCCGGTATCGTTGCGGCTGTTCTCAGAGTATGCCCTGGGATTGCTGCGCCGCAACGGCGCAACGGCCTCGTTCAGCGTGCCCCGCCTCGAGCTCGAGGGGATCACCCTCGACCCGGGGACACGCACCGTCAGCGTCGAGGGCAAGGAGCCTCGCCGCCTGACCCAGCTTGAATTCCGCCTGCTGCACGTCTTGG is part of the Anaerolineales bacterium genome and encodes:
- a CDS encoding response regulator transcription factor, with amino-acid sequence MQAFVIAADPDERDLISFALRHAGLAVAPGSELRRILNSWEENPADLIILAAEETGSLQAEIAGLRAVTDVPLIVVVDPASEGQLAAWVRTGADLAMERPVSLRLFSEYALGLLRRNGATASFSVPRLELEGITLDPGTRTVSVEGKEPRRLTQLEFRLLHVLVTNREQVVPTEAIVERVWGYSGEGDRDLVRGLVSRLRHKIEPDPEKPRFIQTVAGVGYQFTREQPA